One Micromonospora sp. FIMYZ51 genomic window carries:
- the dacB gene encoding D-alanyl-D-alanine carboxypeptidase/D-alanyl-D-alanine-endopeptidase, whose protein sequence is MPLVLAAVLVLVLVTVGLVVVRPGPVGRWLGDGSAGTAATEPPEPTPVAVLATADIGAPMPSTDGLRAVLEPLVGDAALGDRVHLAVADALTGQPLFDRGGGEGTVPASVTKLVTAVTALTARGPGYRIPTRAVAGSKPGEVVIVGGGDPTLTAGTKGFYPGAASLQDLAEQVRTALGGTAPTRVLVDASLYPGPVHGPGWDDDIPTGGYGAAITALMLDGARKDPKADQGWAERVSEPELAAGRAFARLLGVPENAVRRGTAPAAPTEAAGSPAGSPAGSVEPGAELGVVQSPPLIRLVDIMISESDNIVAEALARQVALARDRPASFAGGAAAMTDVLSELGLSTDGTRLADGSGLSRTNLVSPTLFTELLALAASPDRPELGGVFSGLPVGGWSGTLRDRYGGSTPGTADGAGVVRAKTGTLTRVHAIAGVVTTSEGRLLTFAVLTDQVPPDGMEPARAALDRIAAALATCGCH, encoded by the coding sequence CTGCCGCTGGTGCTCGCCGCCGTGCTGGTGCTCGTCCTGGTCACGGTCGGGCTGGTCGTGGTGCGTCCCGGGCCGGTGGGTCGGTGGCTGGGCGACGGCTCCGCCGGGACCGCCGCCACTGAGCCGCCGGAGCCCACGCCGGTCGCGGTGCTGGCCACCGCCGACATCGGTGCGCCGATGCCCAGCACGGACGGGCTGCGAGCCGTGCTCGAACCGCTGGTCGGCGACGCCGCCCTCGGCGATCGGGTGCACCTGGCGGTGGCCGACGCGCTGACCGGGCAACCCCTCTTCGACCGGGGCGGCGGCGAGGGCACCGTGCCGGCCTCGGTGACCAAGTTGGTGACCGCGGTGACCGCGCTCACCGCCCGTGGCCCCGGCTACCGGATCCCGACCCGGGCGGTGGCCGGCTCGAAGCCGGGCGAGGTGGTCATCGTCGGCGGCGGCGACCCGACCCTGACCGCCGGCACCAAGGGCTTCTACCCGGGGGCCGCCAGCCTGCAAGACCTCGCCGAGCAGGTGCGTACGGCGCTGGGCGGCACCGCACCGACCCGGGTGCTCGTCGATGCGTCGCTCTACCCGGGCCCGGTGCACGGGCCGGGCTGGGACGACGACATTCCCACCGGCGGGTACGGCGCCGCGATCACCGCACTGATGCTCGACGGCGCACGCAAGGACCCCAAGGCCGACCAGGGTTGGGCCGAGCGGGTATCCGAGCCGGAACTCGCTGCCGGCCGGGCCTTCGCCCGCCTGCTCGGCGTGCCGGAGAACGCCGTGCGGCGGGGGACCGCTCCGGCGGCACCCACCGAGGCGGCCGGGTCGCCGGCCGGGTCGCCGGCGGGGAGCGTCGAGCCCGGCGCGGAACTGGGTGTGGTGCAGTCCCCACCGCTGATCCGGCTGGTCGACATCATGATCAGCGAAAGCGACAACATCGTCGCCGAGGCCCTGGCCCGTCAGGTCGCCCTGGCCCGGGACCGGCCCGCCTCGTTCGCCGGCGGGGCTGCGGCAATGACCGACGTGCTCTCCGAGCTGGGCCTGTCCACCGACGGCACCAGGCTCGCCGACGGCAGCGGCCTGTCCCGTACGAACCTGGTCAGTCCGACGCTGTTTACCGAGTTGCTGGCGCTGGCGGCCAGCCCGGACCGGCCCGAACTCGGTGGTGTGTTCAGCGGGCTCCCGGTCGGCGGCTGGTCCGGCACGCTGCGCGACCGCTACGGCGGCTCGACCCCGGGCACCGCCGACGGCGCCGGGGTGGTGCGCGCCAAGACGGGCACGTTGACCAGGGTGCACGCCATCGCCGGGGTGGTCACCACGAGCGAGGGTCGACTGCTCACCTTCGCCGTGCTCACCGATCAGGTTCCGCCGGACGGAATGGAGCCCGCCCGGGCGGCGCTCGACCGGATCGCGGCGGCCCTGGCCACCTGCGGCTGCCACTGA
- the mycP gene encoding type VII secretion-associated serine protease mycosin, with the protein MAENVTRMRHSGPSGPRRLAHRALLAATATVLSAAVAVVPATAVPITSPAFSVPVAYAPGDVTERADQIRDEQWQLDKLGAEIAWRTSTGRGVTVAVIDSGVDGRHPDLAGRVLPGLDLVSPGGAADPDPVGHGTTVAGLIAGRNDDRQGVVGLAPDARILPVRVLDEENRYDDALIVAKGVRWAVDNGARVINLSLGGSGDSPALAAAIDYAFARDVVVVACTGNLATSPDAKVWYPAREPGVIAVSGLERSSNNLWSGAITGRATVLTAPASGLVGARPPSGYWRVQGTSFAAPLVAATAALIRSRYPQMSAGDVVNRLLATAKDIGPTGRDDRFGYGLVDPIAALTAEVPLIHHNPLDDNDSPGVSGFGSAPGLSRVNDPDAELGLTGPHQETRWRARAAGAPDDGGTERLWIGSAILVALLTGAALMVRRFRQPHR; encoded by the coding sequence ATGGCTGAGAATGTGACCAGGATGCGGCACAGCGGCCCGTCCGGGCCCCGACGGCTCGCGCACCGGGCGCTGCTCGCGGCGACGGCCACCGTGCTGTCGGCTGCCGTCGCGGTCGTGCCCGCCACCGCCGTGCCGATCACCTCGCCTGCCTTCAGCGTGCCGGTGGCGTACGCGCCCGGCGACGTGACCGAACGCGCCGACCAGATCCGTGACGAACAGTGGCAGCTCGACAAACTGGGTGCGGAGATCGCCTGGCGGACGTCGACCGGGCGCGGCGTGACGGTCGCCGTCATCGACTCCGGGGTGGACGGTCGCCACCCGGACCTGGCCGGCCGGGTGCTGCCCGGGCTCGACCTGGTCTCCCCCGGCGGGGCGGCCGATCCGGACCCGGTCGGCCACGGCACGACGGTGGCCGGCCTGATCGCCGGGCGCAACGACGACCGGCAGGGCGTGGTCGGGCTGGCGCCGGACGCCCGGATCCTGCCGGTACGGGTCCTCGACGAGGAGAACCGCTACGACGACGCCCTCATCGTGGCCAAGGGCGTACGGTGGGCGGTCGACAACGGTGCGCGGGTGATCAACCTGTCGCTGGGCGGCAGCGGTGACAGTCCCGCCCTGGCCGCCGCCATCGACTACGCCTTCGCCCGGGACGTGGTGGTGGTCGCCTGCACCGGCAACCTCGCCACCTCACCGGACGCGAAGGTGTGGTACCCGGCCCGGGAGCCGGGTGTGATCGCGGTCTCCGGTCTCGAACGCAGCAGCAACAACCTGTGGAGCGGCGCGATCACCGGACGGGCCACCGTCCTCACCGCGCCGGCCAGTGGGCTCGTCGGTGCCCGCCCCCCGTCCGGCTACTGGCGGGTGCAGGGCACCAGCTTCGCCGCGCCGCTGGTCGCCGCGACCGCGGCCCTGATCCGGTCCCGATATCCGCAGATGTCCGCCGGGGACGTGGTAAACCGGCTGCTGGCCACCGCCAAGGACATCGGTCCCACCGGCCGTGACGACCGGTTCGGCTACGGCCTGGTCGACCCGATCGCGGCGCTCACCGCCGAGGTGCCGCTGATCCACCACAACCCACTCGACGACAACGACTCGCCGGGGGTGAGCGGGTTCGGTTCGGCGCCTGGCCTGTCGCGGGTGAACGACCCGGACGCCGAGCTCGGCCTGACCGGGCCGCACCAGGAGACCCGCTGGCGGGCGCGGGCCGCCGGAGCGCCGGACGACGGCGGCACCGAGCGACTCTGGATCGGCTCGGCGATCTTAGTTGCGCTGCTCACCGGTGCCGCGCTGATGGTGCGTCGGTTCCGGCAGCCACACCGCTGA
- a CDS encoding inorganic diphosphatase: MDFDVTVEIPKGHRNKYEVDHVTGRIRLDRTLFTSTQYPADYGFIEGTLGEDGDPLDALVLVPEPTFPGCLIRCRTIGMFRMTDEKGGDDKVLCVPYEDPRQEHLRDIHHLGEFDRLEIQHFFEVYKDLEPGKSVEGATWVGRTEAEAEIQASYRRAREAAEHDGSNH; the protein is encoded by the coding sequence ATGGATTTCGACGTCACGGTTGAGATCCCGAAGGGTCACCGCAACAAGTACGAGGTGGACCACGTGACCGGCCGGATCCGGCTGGACCGCACGCTCTTCACCTCCACCCAGTACCCGGCGGACTACGGCTTCATCGAGGGCACGTTGGGTGAGGACGGCGACCCGCTTGACGCCCTGGTGCTGGTACCCGAGCCGACCTTCCCGGGCTGCCTGATCCGGTGCCGCACCATCGGTATGTTCCGGATGACCGACGAGAAGGGCGGCGACGACAAGGTCCTCTGCGTCCCCTACGAGGACCCGCGCCAGGAGCACCTGCGCGACATCCACCACCTCGGCGAGTTCGACCGGCTGGAGATCCAGCACTTCTTCGAGGTGTACAAGGACCTGGAGCCGGGCAAGTCGGTCGAGGGTGCGACCTGGGTCGGGCGTACCGAGGCCGAGGCCGAGATCCAGGCGTCGTACCGGCGGGCCCGGGAGGCCGCAGAACACGACGGCTCCAACCACTGA
- a CDS encoding MarP family serine protease, protein MSAVDLVLLLLMLVFAISGYRQGFVIGVLSFSGFFLGALIGLQVGPMFAQQFVDSGTRVLISLVAIFGLAVVGQALAGWLGSHLRRTIASDVGRRIDDVGGAFVSLFAVLLVAWLVAVPLGSSSLPWLAASVKNSALLRTVDAVMPDQAQQLSRALRNTVDTNGFPDVFDGLRRTQARQVEPPDPALAGSEVVANGRRSVVKVLGSAPSCSRRIEGSGFVYADDRVMTNAHVVAGTRSVAVELRGDRYEGEVVVYDPDRDLAVLYVPGLPGPSMRFAAGNAASGADAIVLGFPLDGPYNAQSARIRDVDRITGPDIYSSGNVTREIYTIRALVRSGNSGGPLVSSNGLVLGVIFAAAADDPNTGFAVTAAEARPVALEGAQRTRGVGTGDCT, encoded by the coding sequence GTGTCGGCCGTGGATCTCGTACTGCTGTTACTCATGCTCGTCTTCGCGATCAGCGGATACCGGCAGGGGTTCGTCATCGGGGTGCTCTCCTTCTCCGGATTTTTCCTGGGCGCCCTGATCGGCCTTCAGGTCGGGCCGATGTTCGCCCAGCAGTTCGTGGACAGCGGCACCCGGGTGCTGATCTCACTTGTCGCCATCTTCGGCCTGGCCGTGGTGGGTCAGGCGCTCGCCGGCTGGCTCGGTTCCCATCTGCGCCGCACCATCGCCAGCGACGTGGGCCGGCGGATCGACGACGTCGGCGGCGCTTTCGTCTCGCTCTTCGCGGTTCTCCTGGTCGCCTGGCTGGTCGCGGTACCGCTCGGCTCCTCCTCGTTGCCCTGGCTCGCGGCGTCGGTGAAGAACAGTGCGCTGCTGCGCACGGTGGACGCCGTCATGCCCGACCAGGCCCAGCAGTTGTCCCGGGCACTGCGGAACACCGTCGACACAAACGGCTTCCCGGACGTCTTCGACGGCCTGCGGCGTACCCAGGCCCGGCAGGTCGAGCCGCCCGACCCGGCGCTCGCCGGCTCGGAGGTGGTGGCCAACGGCCGGCGTTCGGTGGTCAAGGTGCTCGGCTCCGCGCCGAGTTGCTCCCGGCGGATCGAGGGCTCCGGCTTCGTGTACGCCGACGACCGGGTGATGACGAACGCGCACGTGGTCGCCGGCACCCGGTCGGTGGCGGTGGAACTGCGTGGCGACCGCTACGAGGGTGAGGTCGTCGTCTACGACCCGGACCGGGACCTGGCCGTGCTCTACGTTCCCGGGCTACCCGGTCCGTCGATGCGGTTCGCCGCCGGCAACGCGGCAAGCGGCGCGGACGCCATCGTGCTCGGCTTCCCGCTCGACGGCCCGTACAACGCGCAGTCGGCCCGGATCCGGGACGTCGACCGGATCACCGGCCCGGACATCTACTCCTCGGGCAACGTCACCCGGGAGATCTACACGATCCGGGCGCTGGTGCGCAGCGGCAACTCGGGCGGCCCGTTGGTCTCCTCGAACGGCCTGGTGCTCGGGGTGATCTTCGCGGCGGCGGCCGACGACCCGAACACCGGCTTCGCGGTGACCGCCGCCGAGGCCCGCCCGGTGGCGCTGGAAGGGGCGCAGCGGACCCGGGGCGTGGGCACCGGCGACTGCACCTGA
- the eccCa gene encoding type VII secretion protein EccCa, with the protein MSTVVIRRPPRRPAPQIPAGELPVEAPPEIPVGTGGRWHQMLMVLPMLGGTVAMAMMFGRGGGAYSYVVGGMFGLSSLAMLVTSWGSASGSPKKSEMMAARREYLRHLTTLRRQVRQTATRQRAGLFYRHPDPALLWSTVDSHRVWERRPADPDFAVVRVAVGPQTLATPLVPPVTRPLEELEPMTAGALRRFLDAYSVVPDLPVAVSLRSFARIFVRGTANAPTGSPDAQALVRAMLTQLAVFHAPDELLVAVCAGPERRGAWEWVKWLPHAQHPNRVDALGPVRLVTSSAVELERLLDEVLATRSRFSPAGPTTDGPHLVVVLDGGDLTGATELAGEGGIDAVTLIDLGTPPPRLLDRFALLLELRGGRLRSHSAEGPAEVGTADALAVTEAEAVARRLAPLRLAAATRRADAVPGTEPGLPELLGIGDPENFTTEQGWIPRPARERLRVPIGIGVDGGAVELDLKESAQDGMGPHGLLIGATGSGKSELLRTLVLGLAASHSSEQLNFVLVDFKGGATFASFDRLPHTAAVITNLADALPLVDRMVDAINGELVRRQELLRRAGNFASLRDYERARAAGSPLAPLPSLLLICDEFSELLSAKPDFIDLFVQIGRLGRSLGVHLLLASQRLEEGRLRGLDTHLSYRIGLRTFSALESRTVLGVPDAHQLPRSPGHGYLRFGSEPLVRFKTAYVSGPARRRGTGAGAAGPGRPRLLTFSTHFTPVPQPPPAPVAEPDEEIGRESLLDLMVGRLAGQGPPAHQVWLPPLDGAPTLDELVGPLAVAPARGLTFGNPELHGALQVPVAIVDKPYEQRRDVLWLALDGAAGHVAVVGGTQSGKSTALRTLICALALTHTPTEVQVYCLDFGGGGLAALRDLPQVGGVTGRSDPTGVRRTVGEMATLLAERERAFAEAGVESIAAWRRRRAASARAGEPGDDLFGDVFLVVDGWATLRGEYDDLEPLITDLATRGLSYGLHVVASAVRWLDFRPAIRDLFGSRLELRLGDPSDSLVARRAAVDVPEQRPGRGITAESLHFLTALPRVTETDPAGLVRRVKESWSGPVAPRVRRLPAVLPYADLDLAATTGLRIPIGIAEADLRPVVLDFATEPHFVVYGDAECGKSSFLRALATSIVTRFTPEQARVILVDYRRSLLGVIETPHLIGYGTAAAHTAELVESAAGYMQGRIPGPEVSPAQLRDRSWWSGPELFVLVDDYDLVASGPANPLRALEEHLPQARDIGLHLVLVRRAGGAGRAQYEPVVQRLRELSTSGLVMSGSPEEGALLGAVRPGPLPPGRGRLLTRREGVRLVQLAYLPPQ; encoded by the coding sequence GTGTCCACTGTCGTCATCCGACGGCCACCGAGGCGTCCCGCACCGCAGATTCCCGCAGGTGAGCTGCCGGTCGAGGCGCCGCCGGAGATCCCGGTCGGCACCGGCGGACGCTGGCACCAGATGTTGATGGTGCTGCCGATGCTCGGCGGCACGGTCGCGATGGCGATGATGTTCGGCCGGGGCGGCGGCGCCTACTCGTACGTTGTCGGGGGCATGTTCGGCCTCTCCTCGCTGGCCATGCTGGTGACCAGTTGGGGAAGCGCCTCGGGCAGCCCGAAGAAGTCCGAGATGATGGCCGCCCGCCGGGAGTACCTGCGGCACCTGACGACGCTGCGACGCCAGGTCCGGCAGACCGCGACCCGACAGCGTGCCGGCCTGTTCTACCGGCATCCCGACCCGGCGCTGCTCTGGTCGACCGTGGACAGCCACCGGGTCTGGGAGCGACGCCCCGCCGACCCGGACTTCGCGGTGGTCCGGGTCGCGGTCGGGCCGCAGACCCTGGCCACCCCGCTGGTCCCACCGGTCACCCGCCCGCTTGAGGAACTGGAACCGATGACGGCCGGCGCGCTGCGTCGCTTCCTCGACGCCTACTCCGTGGTCCCCGACCTGCCAGTGGCCGTCTCGCTGCGCAGCTTCGCGCGGATCTTCGTCCGAGGTACGGCGAACGCGCCGACCGGTTCGCCGGACGCACAGGCGCTGGTCCGGGCGATGCTCACCCAACTCGCGGTGTTCCACGCCCCGGACGAGTTGCTTGTCGCCGTCTGCGCCGGGCCGGAGCGGCGCGGTGCCTGGGAGTGGGTCAAGTGGTTGCCACACGCCCAGCATCCGAACCGCGTCGATGCTCTCGGCCCGGTACGGCTGGTGACCAGTTCGGCGGTGGAGCTGGAACGCCTGCTCGACGAGGTGCTCGCCACCCGGTCCCGGTTCAGCCCGGCCGGGCCCACCACCGACGGGCCGCACCTGGTGGTCGTCCTGGACGGCGGCGATCTGACCGGCGCCACCGAACTGGCCGGGGAGGGCGGAATCGACGCGGTCACCCTGATCGACCTGGGTACCCCGCCACCCCGACTGCTCGACCGCTTCGCGCTCCTGCTCGAACTGCGCGGCGGCCGGCTGCGTTCACACTCGGCGGAGGGACCCGCCGAGGTCGGCACCGCCGACGCGCTGGCGGTCACCGAGGCCGAGGCGGTGGCCCGGCGGCTGGCGCCGTTGCGCCTGGCCGCCGCCACCCGGCGGGCGGACGCGGTACCCGGCACCGAGCCGGGCCTGCCGGAGCTGCTCGGCATCGGCGACCCGGAGAACTTCACCACCGAGCAGGGCTGGATTCCCCGGCCGGCGCGCGAGCGGCTGCGGGTACCCATCGGCATCGGTGTGGACGGTGGCGCGGTCGAGCTGGATCTCAAGGAGTCGGCGCAGGACGGCATGGGACCGCACGGGCTGCTCATCGGTGCGACCGGCTCCGGCAAGTCGGAGCTGCTGCGTACGCTCGTGCTCGGGCTGGCCGCCAGCCACTCCTCCGAGCAGCTCAACTTCGTACTTGTCGACTTCAAGGGCGGGGCGACGTTCGCCTCGTTCGACCGGCTGCCGCACACGGCCGCGGTGATCACCAACCTGGCCGACGCGCTGCCGCTTGTCGACCGCATGGTCGACGCGATCAACGGCGAGCTGGTCCGCCGGCAGGAACTGCTGCGCCGGGCCGGCAACTTCGCCAGCCTGCGCGACTACGAGCGGGCCCGGGCGGCGGGCAGCCCGCTGGCTCCGCTGCCGTCACTGCTGCTGATCTGCGACGAGTTCTCCGAGCTGCTGTCGGCCAAGCCCGACTTCATCGACCTGTTCGTGCAGATCGGCCGGCTGGGCCGGTCACTCGGCGTACACCTGCTGCTGGCCTCGCAGCGGTTGGAGGAGGGGCGGCTGCGCGGGCTGGACACCCACCTGTCGTACCGGATCGGGTTGCGGACCTTCTCCGCGCTGGAGTCCCGCACGGTGCTCGGGGTGCCGGACGCGCATCAGTTGCCCCGCTCGCCCGGGCACGGCTACCTGCGCTTCGGCTCCGAGCCGCTGGTCCGGTTCAAGACCGCCTACGTCTCCGGGCCAGCGCGTCGGCGCGGCACGGGGGCCGGCGCGGCCGGACCCGGCCGCCCTCGGCTGCTCACCTTCTCCACCCACTTCACGCCCGTCCCGCAACCGCCCCCCGCGCCGGTCGCCGAGCCGGACGAGGAGATCGGCCGGGAGAGCCTGCTGGACCTGATGGTCGGCCGGCTGGCCGGGCAGGGACCACCGGCCCACCAGGTGTGGCTGCCGCCGCTGGACGGCGCACCCACCCTGGACGAGTTGGTCGGGCCGCTCGCGGTGGCTCCGGCCCGCGGGCTGACCTTCGGAAATCCGGAGCTGCACGGGGCGTTGCAGGTACCGGTGGCCATCGTCGACAAGCCGTACGAGCAGCGCCGCGACGTGCTCTGGCTGGCGCTGGACGGCGCGGCGGGCCATGTCGCGGTGGTCGGCGGCACGCAGAGCGGCAAGTCCACCGCGCTCCGCACGTTGATCTGCGCGTTGGCGCTCACCCACACCCCGACCGAGGTACAGGTCTACTGTCTCGACTTCGGTGGCGGCGGGCTGGCCGCGCTGCGCGACCTGCCCCAGGTCGGCGGGGTCACCGGACGGTCCGACCCCACCGGCGTACGCCGCACCGTGGGTGAGATGGCCACTCTGCTTGCCGAACGGGAGCGCGCCTTCGCCGAGGCCGGAGTGGAGTCGATCGCCGCCTGGCGACGCCGTCGGGCCGCGTCGGCCCGGGCCGGTGAGCCCGGCGACGACCTGTTCGGTGACGTGTTCCTCGTCGTCGACGGCTGGGCCACCCTGCGTGGCGAGTACGACGATCTCGAACCGCTGATCACCGACCTCGCCACCCGTGGCCTGTCGTACGGCCTGCACGTGGTGGCGAGCGCGGTGCGCTGGCTGGACTTCCGCCCGGCCATCCGGGACCTCTTCGGTTCCCGGCTGGAACTGCGCCTCGGTGACCCGTCCGACTCGCTGGTCGCCCGGCGGGCGGCGGTCGACGTACCCGAGCAGCGGCCGGGGCGCGGCATCACCGCCGAGAGCCTGCACTTCCTCACCGCGTTGCCGCGGGTCACCGAGACGGATCCGGCCGGCCTGGTGCGGCGGGTGAAAGAGTCCTGGTCCGGGCCGGTCGCCCCACGGGTACGGCGGCTCCCCGCGGTGCTGCCGTACGCCGACCTGGACCTTGCCGCCACCACCGGGCTGCGGATTCCGATCGGGATCGCCGAGGCGGACCTGCGCCCGGTCGTCCTCGACTTCGCCACCGAGCCGCACTTCGTGGTCTACGGCGACGCCGAGTGCGGCAAGTCATCCTTCCTGCGCGCCCTGGCCACCTCGATCGTCACCCGGTTCACCCCGGAGCAGGCTCGGGTGATCCTGGTGGACTACCGACGCAGCCTGCTCGGTGTCATCGAGACGCCGCACCTGATCGGGTACGGCACGGCCGCGGCGCACACCGCCGAACTGGTCGAGTCTGCCGCCGGCTACATGCAGGGCCGGATTCCCGGTCCGGAGGTCAGCCCGGCGCAGCTGCGCGACCGGTCATGGTGGTCCGGGCCGGAGCTGTTCGTCCTGGTCGACGACTACGACCTGGTCGCCAGCGGGCCGGCCAACCCGCTGCGGGCGCTGGAGGAACATCTGCCGCAGGCCCGCGACATCGGGTTGCACCTGGTGCTGGTGCGCCGTGCCGGCGGTGCCGGCCGGGCCCAGTACGAGCCGGTCGTGCAGCGGCTACGCGAACTGTCCACCTCGGGCCTGGTGATGTCCGGCAGTCCGGAGGAGGGCGCGCTGCTCGGCGCGGTGCGGCCCGGTCCACTGCCGCCCGGACGTGGCAGACTCCTCACCCGACGCGAGGGGGTACGTCTGGTCCAGCTGGCCTACCTGCCGCCACAGTGA
- a CDS encoding phosphatase PAP2 family protein, protein MLPFALFTLLTALVVRDWPALRRLDVAVAQRLHGFAQDHPVWTRAMGFWTDAFAPMPLRVAALFLVIVLAVRGARRLAGWVTATMVVGGLLGPLLKLLVGRPRPALPDPVAEASGLAFPSGHALNAALAAGVLVLVFLSGVGGRPAATRPVTRVAWYGGALLIALVTGFSRIALGVHWTSDVLAGWLLGTAVVGTAAHYHLQREPSGPGPEG, encoded by the coding sequence CTGCTGCCGTTCGCGCTGTTCACGCTGCTCACCGCCCTGGTGGTGCGCGACTGGCCGGCACTGCGCCGGCTGGACGTGGCGGTGGCGCAGCGGTTGCACGGCTTCGCCCAGGACCATCCGGTCTGGACCCGGGCGATGGGTTTCTGGACCGACGCCTTCGCGCCGATGCCGTTGCGGGTCGCGGCGCTGTTCCTGGTGATCGTGCTGGCCGTTCGGGGTGCCCGGCGGCTGGCCGGTTGGGTCACCGCGACGATGGTCGTCGGTGGTCTGCTCGGGCCGCTGCTCAAGCTGCTCGTCGGCCGCCCGCGACCGGCGCTGCCCGACCCGGTGGCGGAGGCATCCGGGCTCGCCTTCCCCTCGGGGCACGCGTTGAACGCGGCGCTCGCCGCAGGCGTACTCGTGCTGGTGTTCCTGTCCGGGGTCGGCGGGCGGCCCGCAGCGACCCGGCCGGTGACCCGCGTGGCGTGGTACGGCGGCGCACTGCTGATCGCCCTGGTCACCGGGTTCAGCCGGATCGCTCTCGGCGTGCACTGGACGAGTGACGTACTGGCCGGTTGGCTGCTCGGTACGGCGGTGGTCGGCACCGCCGCCCATTACCACCTCCAGCGGGAGCCTAGCGGGCCCGGTCCGGAGGGCTGA
- the eccD gene encoding type VII secretion integral membrane protein EccD: protein MTIGLARVTVNAPQRRVDVALPEQVPLVELLPEVLRHVGVGLADDGERHGGWVLRRTDGSVLVTAQTLLAQGVRDGEVLHLVPAHAEWPELEYDDVVEAIVDGARRRGGAWSPEATRAAALGGAAVPLAVGLLALLAQGPGRTAGWLAATAVAVLLVLAGTVLSRAQGDGPAGATVGGYALPYAATAGALAVSSGDPVGPLAPLRWIGAAELLAGSAALLLVSVLGLLGVATRLRIFVAGVTVGAVGVPAALGALLLGSAGAAAVLLCVLPFAIGAIPLLAIRLGKVPLPPITLPTGAPDDPDRARDLPDRGRVYAAVARTEEMLTGMLIAPGVLAVIAAVVLAVTGGTAGRLLVAVSAAVLLLRARLFAAVRHRVPLVLAGSAGYAVLGAVLAAQSGPTGRLVLTVGGLLVALVVVTSGSTYARRPVSPYLGRFADLTDTALVVSVVPIACAVLGLYERARGLLG, encoded by the coding sequence ATGACAATCGGGCTGGCTCGGGTCACGGTCAACGCCCCGCAGCGGCGGGTGGACGTCGCCCTGCCGGAGCAGGTTCCGCTCGTCGAACTGCTCCCCGAGGTGCTGCGCCACGTCGGCGTCGGGCTCGCCGACGACGGCGAGCGGCACGGCGGCTGGGTGCTGCGACGCACCGATGGCAGCGTGCTGGTGACCGCGCAGACCCTGCTCGCCCAGGGCGTCCGCGACGGCGAGGTGCTGCACCTGGTGCCGGCCCACGCCGAATGGCCCGAGTTGGAGTACGACGACGTGGTGGAGGCCATCGTCGACGGCGCGCGGCGACGCGGCGGCGCCTGGTCGCCGGAGGCCACCCGCGCCGCAGCCCTGGGCGGTGCCGCCGTCCCGCTCGCCGTCGGCCTGCTCGCCCTGCTCGCGCAGGGGCCGGGCCGGACCGCCGGCTGGCTGGCCGCGACCGCCGTGGCGGTGCTGCTGGTGCTGGCCGGCACGGTGCTGTCCCGGGCCCAGGGCGACGGTCCGGCCGGGGCGACGGTCGGTGGTTACGCCCTGCCGTACGCGGCCACCGCCGGTGCGCTCGCGGTCAGCTCGGGCGACCCGGTCGGACCGCTCGCCCCGCTGCGCTGGATCGGTGCCGCCGAGTTGCTTGCCGGTTCGGCGGCGCTGCTGCTGGTCTCGGTGCTCGGGCTGCTCGGGGTGGCGACCCGACTACGGATCTTCGTGGCCGGGGTGACGGTGGGCGCGGTCGGCGTCCCGGCCGCCCTCGGCGCCCTGTTGCTCGGTTCGGCCGGCGCGGCGGCCGTGCTGCTCTGCGTGCTGCCGTTCGCGATCGGGGCGATCCCGCTGCTGGCCATCCGGCTGGGCAAGGTGCCGCTGCCGCCGATCACCCTGCCCACCGGCGCCCCGGACGACCCGGACCGGGCCCGCGACCTGCCGGACCGGGGACGGGTGTACGCGGCGGTGGCCCGCACCGAGGAGATGCTGACCGGGATGCTCATCGCACCCGGGGTGCTGGCCGTGATCGCGGCGGTGGTGCTCGCGGTCACCGGTGGCACCGCCGGCCGGCTGCTGGTCGCGGTCTCCGCTGCGGTGCTGCTGCTGCGGGCCCGACTCTTCGCGGCGGTACGGCACCGGGTGCCTCTGGTCCTCGCCGGCTCGGCCGGGTACGCGGTCCTCGGGGCGGTGCTCGCCGCGCAGAGCGGCCCGACCGGTCGACTCGTGCTCACCGTCGGCGGGCTGCTGGTCGCCCTGGTGGTGGTGACCAGCGGCAGCACGTACGCCCGCCGACCGGTCTCGCCGTACCTCGGTCGGTTCGCCGACCTCACCGACACCGCCCTGGTGGTCTCGGTGGTGCCGATCGCCTGCGCGGTGCTCGGCCTCTACGAACGGGCCCGAGGGCTGCTCGGCTGA